A stretch of Nitrospinota bacterium DNA encodes these proteins:
- the uvrB gene encoding excinuclease ABC subunit UvrB, translated as MEFKVVSDFEPAGDQPDAIEKLTDNINRGVPHQVLLGVTGSGKTYTLAKTIERVQKPTLIFAPNKTLAAQLYNEFKMFFPDNAVGYFVSYYDYYQPEAYIPKTDTFIEKDSARNDEIDKMRHDATRSLLERRDTIIVASVSCIYGIGSPESYYGMLIRLEVGQKMERDDFITRLVDMSYSRNNIDFKRGTFRIMGDTVEIFPIYESDEAIRVEFFGDEIDAISRVDSLTGKVIQKLQRAPIYPGSHYVVPKQTLDKAIHDIRQELIHVAEDLRRENKLLELQRLEQRTMFDLEMLKETGTCSGIENYSRYLSGRKAGEPPPTLLDYFPPDALLVIDESHVSTGQLRGMYNGDRSRKETLVKYGFRLPSALDNRPLKFEEFESDPKQRIYVSATPGDYELVKCEGKVIELLVRPTGLIDPEIIIRPVAGQVDDLVHAIKERTARGHRTLATTLTKKFAEDLTDYLAGVEIKVKYMHSDIDTLERTEIIREFRLGEFDALVGINLLREGLDLPEVSLVAILDADKEGFLRSETSLIQTSGRAARNTAGTVIMYADKITGSMDRAIKEMERRRNIQIAYNIKHGITPKSVMSKIYDTMSAKSDVLPLVAESVADYHSMDEIRIEITKLEEEMNREAKNLNFERAAECRDRIHELKKFQLV; from the coding sequence ATGGAATTCAAGGTCGTATCGGATTTCGAACCCGCGGGCGACCAGCCGGACGCGATCGAAAAACTGACAGACAACATAAACAGAGGTGTTCCGCACCAGGTACTCCTCGGCGTCACAGGTTCCGGCAAGACATATACGCTCGCCAAGACCATTGAGCGCGTACAGAAACCGACCCTCATATTCGCGCCGAACAAGACGCTTGCCGCCCAGCTATACAACGAATTCAAGATGTTCTTCCCCGACAACGCCGTCGGATACTTCGTAAGCTATTACGACTACTATCAGCCGGAAGCGTACATCCCGAAAACAGATACCTTCATCGAGAAGGACTCCGCCCGCAACGACGAGATAGACAAGATGCGCCACGACGCCACCCGCTCCCTCCTCGAACGGCGCGACACGATAATCGTCGCATCGGTCTCCTGCATATACGGCATCGGCTCCCCGGAATCGTACTATGGAATGCTCATACGCCTCGAAGTGGGGCAGAAAATGGAGCGCGACGACTTCATCACCCGCCTTGTCGATATGTCGTACAGCCGGAACAACATCGATTTCAAGCGTGGCACATTCCGTATCATGGGGGACACGGTAGAGATATTCCCGATATACGAATCGGACGAGGCGATACGCGTAGAATTCTTCGGCGACGAAATAGACGCCATCTCCCGCGTCGACTCCCTCACCGGGAAGGTCATACAGAAACTCCAGCGCGCCCCGATATATCCGGGGAGCCATTACGTCGTCCCGAAACAGACATTGGACAAGGCGATACATGACATACGACAGGAGCTTATACATGTCGCGGAAGATCTGCGGCGCGAAAACAAACTCCTCGAACTGCAACGCCTGGAACAGAGGACGATGTTCGACCTCGAAATGCTCAAAGAGACCGGCACATGTAGCGGCATCGAAAACTACTCACGCTACCTCTCCGGCAGGAAAGCTGGGGAACCGCCCCCCACCCTGCTCGACTACTTCCCACCCGACGCGCTCCTCGTGATAGATGAAAGCCACGTCTCGACCGGACAACTGCGCGGGATGTATAACGGCGACAGATCGCGCAAGGAGACTCTCGTGAAGTACGGCTTCCGCCTCCCCTCAGCACTCGACAATAGGCCGCTGAAGTTCGAGGAGTTCGAAAGCGATCCCAAGCAGAGGATCTACGTCTCCGCCACCCCCGGCGATTACGAGCTGGTGAAGTGCGAAGGGAAGGTCATTGAGCTTCTCGTCCGCCCGACAGGATTGATAGACCCGGAGATAATTATCCGCCCGGTAGCTGGGCAAGTAGACGACCTTGTCCACGCTATCAAGGAACGGACGGCGCGCGGTCACAGGACCCTTGCTACCACCCTTACCAAGAAGTTCGCCGAGGATCTCACCGATTACCTGGCAGGTGTGGAGATCAAGGTGAAGTACATGCACTCCGATATCGACACGCTGGAGCGCACGGAGATAATACGGGAGTTCCGTCTCGGGGAATTCGACGCGCTCGTCGGCATCAACCTCCTGCGGGAAGGGCTCGACCTGCCGGAGGTCTCCCTCGTTGCCATACTCGACGCCGACAAGGAGGGTTTTCTCCGCTCGGAGACGTCGCTGATACAGACTTCTGGGCGTGCCGCGAGGAACACGGCGGGGACGGTCATCATGTATGCCGACAAGATCACCGGCTCAATGGATCGCGCCATTAAGGAGATGGAGCGGAGGCGCAATATCCAGATCGCCTATAACATCAAGCACGGCATCACGCCAAAATCAGTTATGAGCAAGATCTACGATACGATGAGCGCAAAGAGTGATGTGCTCCCGCTGGTTGCCGAGAGCGTGGCCGACTACCACTCAATGGACGAGATAAGGATAGAGATTACGAAACTCGAAGAGGAGATGAACCGCGAGGCGAAGAACCTGAATTTCGAACGCGCCGCCGAATGCCGCGACCGCATCCACGAGCTTAAAAAATTCCAGCTGGTGTAG
- a CDS encoding HNH endonuclease yields the protein MVYAGRAQQVESDGIMFHSFSAQLACPTVIRLNRYIKIPYKKTVPFSKKNVLKRDHHTCQYCGQKKGELTIDHIRPRSLGGESSWLNVVAACKACNTKKGNRTPHEAGLALSREPFKPKHMALLFEPQAVPVSFTNSWKKYLSANFFNN from the coding sequence ATGGTTTACGCCGGCAGGGCCCAGCAGGTCGAGAGCGACGGCATCATGTTCCACTCATTCAGCGCCCAGCTCGCCTGCCCCACGGTTATAAGGCTGAACAGATACATCAAGATCCCCTACAAAAAAACTGTCCCTTTCAGCAAGAAGAACGTCCTGAAGCGTGATCATCACACATGCCAGTACTGCGGACAGAAAAAGGGGGAGCTTACTATCGACCACATACGCCCCCGCTCGCTCGGCGGCGAATCAAGCTGGCTGAACGTCGTCGCCGCCTGCAAGGCATGTAATACCAAAAAAGGGAACAGAACCCCTCATGAGGCCGGATTGGCGCTCAGCAGGGAGCCTTTCAAGCCTAAACATATGGCTCTCCTCTTCGAGCCACAGGCGGTCCCGGTGAGCTTTACAAACTCCTGGAAAAAATACCTCTCCGCAAATTTCTTCAATAACTGA
- a CDS encoding type II toxin-antitoxin system VapC family toxin → MNLVDSCGWLEYFADGPNADFFAPPIENTSKLIVPAICLAEVFKRVLQQSGEDKAIQVMAAMHQGKIVELDSSIAISAAKLGTDLNLPLADSVILATARATNSTIWTQDADFENLPGVKYIKKR, encoded by the coding sequence TTGAATCTTGTCGACTCCTGCGGATGGCTTGAGTATTTTGCCGACGGGCCTAACGCCGATTTTTTTGCCCCTCCGATAGAAAATACTTCGAAACTAATCGTTCCTGCCATATGCCTGGCAGAAGTATTCAAGCGAGTCCTGCAACAGAGCGGGGAAGATAAAGCAATTCAGGTTATGGCGGCCATGCATCAGGGGAAAATCGTCGAGCTTGATTCGTCTATTGCCATAAGCGCGGCGAAGCTGGGAACCGATCTGAACCTCCCCCTTGCCGACAGCGTTATCCTCGCGACCGCGAGAGCGACCAACTCAACGATATGGACGCAGGACGCCGACTTTGAAAACCTCCCCGGCGTTAAATACATCAAGAAACGCTGA
- a CDS encoding 6-carboxytetrahydropterin synthase, whose translation MYKIKIKKEKHNFSAAHFITFENDCESLHGHNYYTSLEMTGSLDENAYLMDFRNLKKELSLICDRLDHKVLLAADNVHQKITKSGGEYEVIFNGSRYVFPTDDVIMLPIENTTVEKLSEFICQSMVESLKAKGGLVNVSSIEVGVEETIGQMASFKISFE comes from the coding sequence ATGTACAAAATAAAGATCAAAAAAGAGAAACACAATTTTTCGGCGGCGCATTTCATCACTTTCGAAAATGACTGTGAATCGCTTCACGGCCACAACTACTACACATCGCTTGAAATGACGGGAAGCCTGGATGAAAACGCTTATCTGATGGATTTCCGCAACCTCAAGAAAGAACTTTCACTGATCTGCGACCGGCTCGACCACAAGGTTCTGCTTGCCGCAGATAATGTCCATCAAAAAATAACGAAAAGCGGCGGTGAATACGAAGTCATTTTCAACGGGAGCAGATATGTCTTTCCCACGGATGACGTAATAATGCTCCCTATCGAAAATACCACTGTGGAAAAACTCTCGGAGTTCATCTGCCAAAGCATGGTCGAGTCGCTGAAGGCAAAAGGTGGGCTTGTAAACGTCTCCAGCATTGAAGTCGGTGTTGAAGAAACCATCGGCCAGATGGCTTCATTTAAAATTTCATTTGAATGA
- a CDS encoding AbrB/MazE/SpoVT family DNA-binding domain-containing protein, translating to MTVVTVSPKYQVVIPQEVRESMGIKPGEKVQVFRYEDRIEFVPVRKMSTLRGLVKGINTSVKREKDRV from the coding sequence ATGACTGTTGTTACCGTTTCACCAAAGTACCAGGTCGTTATACCGCAAGAGGTGAGGGAATCTATGGGGATAAAGCCTGGAGAGAAGGTGCAGGTTTTTCGGTATGAAGACAGGATAGAGTTTGTACCTGTTAGGAAGATGTCCACCCTGCGCGGTCTGGTTAAGGGAATCAATACGTCGGTTAAAAGAGAAAAGGACAGGGTTTGA
- the rdgB gene encoding RdgB/HAM1 family non-canonical purine NTP pyrophosphatase, with translation MFNRLILVTGNENKLREARQILGIDIAQGKAKELHEIQTISVAEAVRHKAEEAYEQLKTPLLVEDSGLVINVWNGLPGALIKWFEEAVHNEGILKMLGDEKDRRAVAQCYVALHNGKEVKVACGEVPGSIAFKPSGDTGFGWDSIFIPDGYEITYAEMPSEKKNSISHRKKALDAMKKIIEAEP, from the coding sequence ATGTTTAACAGACTTATCCTTGTGACCGGCAATGAGAACAAGCTTCGGGAAGCGAGGCAGATCCTCGGGATCGATATCGCCCAGGGGAAGGCAAAAGAACTTCACGAGATTCAGACCATAAGCGTAGCCGAAGCGGTCCGCCACAAGGCGGAAGAGGCTTATGAACAGCTGAAAACACCCCTGCTTGTGGAAGACAGCGGTCTTGTTATCAATGTATGGAACGGTCTTCCCGGTGCGCTTATCAAGTGGTTCGAGGAGGCGGTACATAACGAAGGGATATTGAAGATGCTTGGGGATGAAAAGGATAGAAGGGCGGTAGCCCAGTGCTATGTGGCGCTTCATAACGGGAAAGAGGTGAAGGTTGCCTGCGGGGAGGTTCCAGGCAGTATCGCGTTCAAGCCGTCCGGGGATACCGGTTTCGGCTGGGATTCCATATTCATACCGGATGGCTACGAGATAACATACGCCGAGATGCCGTCTGAGAAGAAGAATTCGATTTCGCACAGGAAGAAAGCCCTGGATGCTATGAAAAAGATAATTGAGGCTGAGCCGTGA